In Brachybacterium fresconis, the genomic stretch CCGTCGCTGGCGCGGCGATCCAGCGCGGCGGCGGTGAGCTCGCCGGTGACGTCGTCGACCACGAGCACCGTTCCGGGCCGGTCGAGCCCGCCCTCCTCGGCGGCGGTCCGCAGGATCACGCGGTCGGTCTGGTCCGGCCCGCCGGGGCCGTCGGATGTGCTCGCGATGTCGGTGATGCCCGGGGCATCGGCGCGGGTCGAGAGCTCGGCGGCGCCGGAATCGTCGGGGCGGCTCGCATCGGTGGTGCCGGAGGCGCCGGACGGGGCCTCGTCGTGCTTCTGGGTCATCAGATCCTCGGTCAGGGGGCGGGGTGGCCGACGCGTCCGCGGGAGCGGAGCCGGCCGTGGGGAAGCGTCGGGGCGGGAAGCGCCGCCGGGGTGTGGGCGGCGAAGGGGCCGAACTGCTCGTCGGCCGGATCGAGGCCGCCGCGCTCGCGGGCGATCTCGGCGATCGGGGCGTCCTCGAGGGCGAGCTCGACGCCGATCTCGGCCTGGTAGCGGGCCCGGAACTGCTCGATCTCCTCGTGGGTGCGGGCGACGAAGTTCCACCACATGATGATGTCCTCCTCGAGCGGCTCCCCGCCCAGCAGCATCACCCGCAGGTCCTCCTCCCCCTCGGCGCGCAGCACGAGGTGGTCGGCGCCGTCGGGCAGCAGGGCCAGATCGCCCCGCTGCGCACGCGCCTCCTGCTCCCCGGGGCGCAGGTGCACGCTGCCGCGGTCCACCAGCAGAGCGTGCTCGTGGGCGGGATCCAGCTCGATGCGCAGCCAGTGCCCGGCGTCGACGTCGATCTGAGCCATGGTCAGCGCGGTGTCGGTGGCCAGGGGGCTGGCGTCCTCGAGCATGGCGCCGACCTCGTCGGCCGCCCGGAACCGGCCCAGGCCGATCCGCACCCGGGCGGTCGCCGTCGCGAGCTCGCGCGGGGTGTGGATCGCGAACTCCCCGTCGCGGAATCGTGCCCGGTCCGGCAGCGCGTACCAGAGCTGGACGCCGTGCAGGATC encodes the following:
- a CDS encoding pirin family protein, whose product is MSSFQDVVLLEPRVVPLGGPRGMTVHRTLPARRTSLVGAWCFVDHFGPDDVSADGGMRVARHPHTGLATVSWLFEGAITHRDSIGSHALVRSGEVDLMVAGSGITHSEFSALDTTILHGVQLWYALPDRARFRDGEFAIHTPRELATATARVRIGLGRFRAADEVGAMLEDASPLATDTALTMAQIDVDAGHWLRIELDPAHEHALLVDRGSVHLRPGEQEARAQRGDLALLPDGADHLVLRAEGEEDLRVMLLGGEPLEEDIIMWWNFVARTHEEIEQFRARYQAEIGVELALEDAPIAEIARERGGLDPADEQFGPFAAHTPAALPAPTLPHGRLRSRGRVGHPAP